The Candidatus Poribacteria bacterium genome contains the following window.
GGCGGGGACACCGATTGCCGAGGTGCAAGGGAGTGCCAAAACCATTCTCATCGGAGAGCGGACGGCACTCAACTTCCTGCAACGGCTCTCCGGGATAGCAACGCTCACCGCACAATTCGTGGAGGCGGTCGCTGGCTACAACACCAAAATCGTAGATACCCGGAAGACGGCAGCCGGATGGCGGGCGGTTCAGAAATACGCCGTGCGTGTCGGGGGTGGACAAAACCACCGTTTTGGGCTTTATGACGGCGTACTCATCAAGGATAACCACATCGTCGCCGCTGGCGGGATTGGTAACGCCGTTCAGCGTGCGCGACAGGTTGTTCCACACACCGCAAAGATTGAGGTCGAGGTTGAAACCCTCGACCAGGTCGATGAAGCCTTAGAAGCAGGAGCCGACATCTTGCTCCTTGATAACATGCCTCCGAGGCTTATGAAGGCAGTTGTGCAAGCGGTAGGAGACCGCGCAGTGACGGAAGCCTCCGGGGGTATTACACTGGACAAAGTAAAAACTGTGGCAGCAGCCGGTGTAGATCTCATCTCTGTCGGGGCATTGACGCATTCAGCGATGCCGATGGATATCAGTCTGACGCTGACGCTCATTGCTGGATAAGGGGTTTTTTAACTATGGGACTCTGGGGGCCATTCCATTTCATGGTCGTTTTCGGTCAAGTCAAAACCCTTTGATCTCCCAGAATGGGTTGGAATTAACCCAAAACCGTTGCGTAATGAAATGGAGCAACGCCCAGAGTTAATAGTTTAAATAAGGAGATTTCGCTGGTAATGCAGGAATTCTTGAGCCGCGAAAACGCGGCTCGCGGTGCGCTTTTCTTTCTGCTGTGCACGTTCGCTGGGTTATTCCTAAGTTTTTTGTGGGGTGGGACGCAAGATATAAAGCAAGTTTTTCGCGAGATGCAGGTTGAGATGCTGCTCGGTGCCTGTCTGTGTATGTTCGTGGATTGGGTGTTCGGTGCACTCCGCTTCCATATTTTTATTCGAAAAGTCAAACCAGACATCAGATTCCGAGACAGTCTTCGCGCAAACTTAGCAACGCTCTGTGTTTCCTGTATTACACCCTTCCAGACAGGTGGAGTGGGACATCTCTATATCTACACACGAGCAGGCGTGCCGTTGTCAGCATCGATCACATCGGGCATCATCTGTTTCCTTTCCACGATAATCACGCTCATGTGCTTTGCAGCGGGTATCGCATGGTTAGATCCCCCTTTTTTACCAAAAGGGATTACGTGGATAAGCCTATTCAGTTGTTTCATGTTCGGCTTGGCATTTATCGGATTTCTGCTACTACTTTTCAAGCCAGAGTTTGTTTTTCGTTTTTTTCATTGGCTCTGCGGTGTTGCACAGCGACGGTTCACGCGTCTCACGCCTATTCTTGAACGTGCTACTTCAAAAGTCGAAGAACTCGTTACTGAACATAAGTCGTTTACGGTAATGTTCTTGCGTCACCATAAAT
Protein-coding sequences here:
- the nadC gene encoding carboxylating nicotinate-nucleotide diphosphorylase produces the protein MLNLRSLDPLIELAFEEDIGIGDITTEATVPSTQEGIGTLFAKSDGSVAGLPVAERVFAKLDETLAFRGLVADGDAVKAGTPIAEVQGSAKTILIGERTALNFLQRLSGIATLTAQFVEAVAGYNTKIVDTRKTAAGWRAVQKYAVRVGGGQNHRFGLYDGVLIKDNHIVAAGGIGNAVQRARQVVPHTAKIEVEVETLDQVDEALEAGADILLLDNMPPRLMKAVVQAVGDRAVTEASGGITLDKVKTVAAAGVDLISVGALTHSAMPMDISLTLTLIAG
- a CDS encoding flippase-like domain-containing protein translates to MQEFLSRENAARGALFFLLCTFAGLFLSFLWGGTQDIKQVFREMQVEMLLGACLCMFVDWVFGALRFHIFIRKVKPDIRFRDSLRANLATLCVSCITPFQTGGVGHLYIYTRAGVPLSASITSGIICFLSTIITLMCFAAGIAWLDPPFLPKGITWISLFSCFMFGLAFIGFLLLLFKPEFVFRFFHWLCGVAQRRFTRLTPILERATSKVEELVTEHKSFTVMFLRHHKWTCAFSILLTCGFFGARIVGSYIVVAALNGETTLWELSVVGLLLNFVVLFAPSPGASGVAEVVTLGLMENLILKELIPLYVLLTRFFAIYCAVVVGGIVIGSQLTKDFRKRTKT